Genomic segment of Methanobrevibacter arboriphilus JCM 13429 = DSM 1125:
TCCATGATATTATCCAAAAAAATCCTTTTTTTAAAATTTATAATATTTTTAAAATAAAATTTACATAAACTTTCCATACTTAGATTAGATTCATGATTATAACATTTAAAATCATACTTAAAATAATTATTAAAATAATTTTTAAATTTATCTTTAAAATAATCTTTAAAATGATTATTATTAAAATAATTAATCAATATAAATAATACTAAAAAAGGAAAAGAAATTAATATACTATTAAATATTATTGTTAATGGAAATGGATAAATAGCTATTACAGGAAAATCAACCTTATATATACTAAATAAGGTTTGATGGTTAATTAAAAATGGTTGAATAGGTAAAACAGAGCTAATTGCTGTAATTAATTTAACATCTCCTCCACCCCATAATCTAATTTTCCACAATATATAGCATAAAACAAAAGTAATTATAGACAATACTATAGAGTTTATAATCATAAGACTATTTTTAAAAATAATGGAAAAAATGAAATTGATTATGATACCTAATAAAAACAAAGTAAATGTCAGTTTGTTTGGAATTTTATAATATTTTAAATCAGAAAATGTAGCTATCATAGCGAATATTAAGACTATTAAAATTGAAGATAATATTAAAATGTTTTCATAGCTAATATTTAAATTATTTAATATCATATTCCATCAATCCATATTTATAACAATATTTGCCTTTATAAAAAGTTTTATAAAGAATTGTAATTATTTGATAAATTATTTATTTGATTAATTTTATATTTGATTAATTATCTGATCAATGAATATATTGATAAAACTACTATTTAAATTATTACTTTTTTTAAAAATAATATTACTTTATACTTCTAAAATTTCTAAATTTATATAAAATTGTTTTAAAAATAAAAAATATAGATAAAAAACATTATAAAAATAACAACTAAAAAACAAAGAAAAAAAACTCTAAATTAAAAATAAAGAATATTAAAGAATATTGATGAAAAATAGGTAAAATAGGCAAAAATATTGATAAATTAAATATTAAAATATTAAAGCCTAAAAATAAACTAAAAAATAAAAACAAATTAAAAAAATAAGCCAAAAAATAAATTAAAAAATTAAACTAAAAAATATAATTAAATAAAAAATTAAATAAAAAAATTCTGAAAATAAAAGTTTAATTATTTATTTTTAGAATAATTAGATGCAGCTTCCATAAATGATACAAATAACGGATGAGCATTATTAGGTCGTGATTTAAACTCAGGATGAAACTGACAACCTAAAAACCAAGGATGATCTGGAAGTTCTACAATTTCTACAAGGAAATCATCCGGAGAAGTACCAGAAATAACAAGACCTGCTTCTTGAAGTTCATCTCTAAACTCATTATTAAACTCATACCTATGTCTATGACGTTCTTTTATGATGTCTTCATTATATGAAAGATACGCCTTAGTATCTTTAATAAGTTTACAATCATAAGAACCTAAACGCATAGTTCCTCCCATTTGCTTAATCTCTTTTTGTTTTTCCATAAGATCTATAACAGGATACTGGATGTCTTTATCAAATTCAGTACTATTTGCATTTTTCATTTTATTTCTTCTAGCAAATTGTATTACCATAGAGTGCATTCCAAGACAAATTCCAAAAATAGGAACATCATTAACTATTGAGTATTCAACAGCATCAAGCTTACCTTCTACACCTCTTTCACCAAAACCTCCAGGAATAAGAATTCCATCAAGTTCCTTCAATTCTTCTTGATCAAGATCATCAACATCAGAGCTAATATATTTAAGATT
This window contains:
- a CDS encoding A24 family peptidase, giving the protein MILNNLNISYENILILSSILIVLIFAMIATFSDLKYYKIPNKLTFTLFLLGIIINFIFSIIFKNSLMIINSIVLSIITFVLCYILWKIRLWGGGDVKLITAISSVLPIQPFLINHQTLFSIYKVDFPVIAIYPFPLTIIFNSILISFPFLVLFILINYFNNNHFKDYFKDKFKNYFNNYFKYDFKCYNHESNLSMESLCKFYFKNIINFKKRIFLDNIM